The following proteins are encoded in a genomic region of Planctomycetaceae bacterium:
- the queA gene encoding tRNA preQ1(34) S-adenosylmethionine ribosyltransferase-isomerase QueA codes for MEALCTNDFDYALPPDLIAQFPPPQRGQSRMMVLDRPRGGLSGCSFADLPRFLRRGDVLVVNDTRVLAARFFCRRASRGRIEGLFLHQSQPRQWQVLLKGAGRCRIGEVLVLENAEDISLTLQRNLGQGHWQVATSTSEAAGGILARAGTVPLPPYIRRDGRCDDQQDRLRYQTVYARRDGAVAAPTAGLHFTQELLAELAGMGVDVVRVTLHVGVGTFAPVKADRLADHQMHSEWYELSAPAAERLNAARAAGGRIVAVGTTSVRVLETIASANAAGGAGESSARQAAPCPLFVSGSGWTDIFIYPPAVFRAVDALITNFHLPRSTLLMLVAAFCSPGSTDGVGMIRQAYQQAVREKYRFFSYGDAMLIL; via the coding sequence GTGGAAGCGCTCTGTACAAATGATTTCGACTACGCTCTGCCGCCCGATCTGATCGCGCAGTTTCCCCCGCCGCAGAGGGGGCAGTCGCGCATGATGGTGCTCGACCGCCCGCGGGGCGGCCTCAGCGGCTGTAGCTTTGCCGATCTGCCGCGATTCCTTCGTCGCGGCGACGTGCTGGTGGTCAACGACACGCGCGTGCTGGCGGCGCGGTTCTTCTGCCGCCGCGCGTCGCGGGGGCGCATCGAGGGGCTCTTTCTCCACCAGAGCCAGCCCCGGCAGTGGCAAGTGCTCCTTAAAGGCGCCGGGCGATGCCGCATCGGCGAGGTTCTTGTTCTGGAAAACGCCGAAGATATTTCGCTGACGCTCCAACGCAACCTCGGGCAGGGACACTGGCAGGTCGCCACGTCCACGTCTGAGGCCGCCGGCGGAATCCTCGCCCGCGCCGGGACGGTTCCCTTGCCCCCGTACATTCGCCGCGACGGCCGCTGCGACGACCAGCAGGACCGCCTGCGGTACCAGACCGTCTATGCCCGCCGCGACGGCGCGGTGGCCGCCCCGACGGCGGGGCTGCACTTCACGCAGGAGCTTCTGGCCGAGTTGGCCGGCATGGGCGTCGACGTCGTCCGCGTGACGCTGCACGTGGGCGTGGGCACCTTTGCCCCGGTCAAGGCCGACCGCCTCGCCGACCACCAGATGCACAGCGAGTGGTACGAGCTTTCCGCCCCCGCCGCCGAACGGCTCAACGCCGCCCGCGCCGCTGGCGGACGCATCGTGGCCGTGGGCACCACCTCCGTCCGCGTGCTGGAGACGATCGCGTCAGCCAACGCGGCGGGGGGTGCGGGCGAGAGTTCAGCCCGACAGGCCGCCCCATGCCCCCTTTTCGTCAGCGGCAGCGGATGGACGGACATCTTCATCTATCCGCCAGCCGTGTTTCGCGCCGTCGACGCGCTGATCACGAACTTTCATCTCCCCCGCAGCACGCTGCTGATGCTGGTGGCGGCATTCTGCAGCCCCGGCTCGACCGACGGCGTGGGGATGATCCGCCAGGCGTATCAGCAAGCCGTGCGGGAGAAGTACCGCTTCTTCTCTTACGGCGACGCGATGTTGATCCTGTAA
- a CDS encoding FtsX-like permease family protein: MYKLHLLLTYLRSKALAILAVLGVMACVFLMLVSVSVMSGFLWKIERAAKGLFGDVVVEAGGVSGMAYYDEFISEVTAKVPEVKAGSPFILAYGLLPVPGTDFRQTIQIAGIRLPQRVDVSDFEQGLYFQAGVDRPTFDPPAKLLLERIKQDDDWVASIRQRELLKVYALRTDRNKLLPIQRRRLDTLLDASPPVSGDDMDWLSTLPQKTADDLTESQMHEILRAQAMAERIQTTSIFRRRAQRCILNTQKYRQQRASLYKELAQARDKGPAASTTAALGEALVLLDRLAAEDFLRTNKAVAAKMPALKDELKRSGDGLPTVETVDALDTCLALTQEYLMGDEAHRVVLGLGIGGLSFRSSNGETIRHVVPGNKISLLMLPLGKATGTALPEVQMADFTIVDDNRSDVSSIDSKFVYIPFETLQAMNNMAAEHSAEDPTRMVVPPRCSQIHFKVDLDQWKPSALMASRPWWRGRPSEEEMLQDVAGKIQDLWKTFSADPRRAMSADVSIVTWRQLQRHVIGPIQQQRTLAIVMNSIMWGVSVLLIVVILYVIVVQKTADIGIVKAVGGSSWGVAGIFFGYGAIIGLIGSVLGAVLGWLFVRNINPVQDWTDAVFGFRVWDRETFMFEKIPNELDWSAAVWIIAGAIVAGLIGALIPAVRAARMQPVEALRYE; this comes from the coding sequence ATGTACAAACTCCACCTACTCCTGACCTACCTGCGAAGCAAGGCGCTGGCCATTCTGGCGGTGCTGGGCGTCATGGCGTGCGTATTTCTGATGCTCGTCAGCGTCAGCGTCATGAGCGGGTTCCTGTGGAAGATCGAGCGGGCGGCCAAGGGGCTTTTCGGCGACGTGGTCGTCGAGGCCGGCGGCGTCTCCGGAATGGCGTACTACGACGAGTTCATTTCCGAGGTGACGGCCAAGGTGCCCGAGGTCAAAGCCGGTTCGCCGTTCATTCTCGCGTACGGTCTTCTGCCGGTGCCGGGCACCGATTTCCGCCAGACGATCCAGATCGCCGGAATCCGCCTGCCCCAGCGCGTCGACGTGTCGGACTTCGAGCAGGGGCTGTATTTCCAGGCCGGCGTCGATCGCCCGACGTTCGATCCGCCGGCGAAACTGCTGCTGGAACGGATCAAGCAGGACGACGACTGGGTGGCCTCGATCCGCCAGCGCGAGCTGCTCAAGGTCTACGCCCTGAGGACCGACCGGAACAAACTTCTGCCCATCCAGCGCCGTCGCCTGGACACGCTGCTGGACGCCTCGCCGCCGGTCAGCGGCGATGACATGGACTGGCTCAGCACCCTGCCGCAGAAGACGGCTGACGACCTGACTGAATCGCAGATGCACGAGATCCTCCGCGCGCAGGCGATGGCCGAACGGATCCAGACGACCTCGATCTTCCGCCGCCGCGCTCAGCGGTGCATCCTCAATACCCAGAAGTACCGCCAGCAGCGGGCGAGCCTGTACAAGGAACTGGCTCAGGCCCGGGACAAAGGCCCCGCCGCCTCCACCACCGCCGCCCTCGGTGAAGCCCTGGTGCTGCTGGATAGGCTGGCGGCCGAGGATTTTCTGCGCACGAACAAGGCGGTCGCGGCCAAGATGCCCGCTCTCAAGGACGAACTCAAACGCTCCGGGGACGGCCTGCCCACTGTCGAGACGGTCGACGCCCTGGACACCTGCCTGGCACTGACGCAAGAGTACCTGATGGGCGACGAGGCCCACCGCGTGGTTCTGGGACTGGGCATCGGCGGGCTGTCGTTCCGCTCCTCCAACGGCGAGACGATCCGCCACGTCGTGCCGGGAAACAAGATCTCGCTGCTGATGCTGCCGTTGGGCAAGGCGACCGGGACGGCTTTGCCCGAAGTGCAGATGGCCGACTTCACCATCGTCGACGACAACCGCAGCGACGTCTCGAGCATCGACTCGAAGTTCGTGTACATTCCCTTCGAGACGCTCCAGGCGATGAACAACATGGCCGCCGAGCACTCCGCCGAGGACCCCACGCGGATGGTCGTGCCGCCTCGCTGCTCGCAGATCCACTTCAAGGTCGACCTGGATCAGTGGAAGCCCTCGGCGCTCATGGCCTCGCGGCCGTGGTGGCGCGGACGCCCCTCGGAAGAAGAAATGCTTCAGGACGTTGCGGGCAAGATCCAGGACCTCTGGAAGACTTTCTCGGCGGACCCGCGCCGGGCGATGTCGGCCGACGTTTCAATCGTGACGTGGCGGCAGTTGCAGCGGCACGTCATCGGGCCCATCCAGCAGCAGCGCACGCTGGCGATCGTGATGAACAGCATCATGTGGGGCGTTTCGGTGCTGCTGATCGTGGTGATTTTGTACGTGATCGTGGTGCAGAAGACAGCCGACATCGGGATCGTCAAGGCCGTGGGCGGTTCGTCGTGGGGCGTGGCGGGCATTTTCTTCGGCTACGGGGCGATCATCGGCCTGATCGGCTCGGTGCTGGGGGCTGTTCTCGGGTGGCTGTTCGTCAGGAACATCAACCCCGTGCAGGACTGGACCGACGCGGTGTTCGGGTTCCGCGTCTGGGACCGCGAGACGTTCATGTTCGAGAAGATCCCCAACGAGCTGGACTGGTCTGCCGCGGTCTGGATCATCGCCGGGGCGATAGTGGCCGGGCTGATCGGGGCGCTGATTCCGGCGGTGCGGGCGGCGCGTATGCAGCCGGTGGAGGCCCTGCGCTATGAGTGA
- a CDS encoding PTS sugar transporter subunit IIA — protein MKLGVRDAAALLSVSEKTIYRWISQRKLPAYRVGDQHRFSRAELLEWATSQRLGVSPDILREDEGGDIPSLHEALRAGGVFYRVGGSDKTAVLRSVVEIMPLGEDVDREFLLQVLLARESLGSTGIGEGLAIPHVRNPIVMHIPRPMISLCFLETPVDFGAIDHKPVHTLFTIVSPTIKAHLSLLSKLSFSLREGAFAQAVRDCASRDELLLQASLLEKSDPSAVAAVDA, from the coding sequence ATGAAACTAGGCGTACGAGACGCTGCCGCGCTGTTGAGCGTATCGGAAAAGACGATCTATCGCTGGATTTCGCAGCGAAAGCTTCCGGCGTATCGCGTCGGAGACCAACACCGCTTCAGCCGCGCCGAGCTGCTGGAGTGGGCCACGTCGCAGCGGCTGGGCGTCTCGCCGGACATCCTTAGAGAGGATGAGGGCGGCGACATACCCAGCCTGCACGAGGCGCTAAGGGCCGGCGGGGTGTTCTACCGCGTGGGCGGTTCGGACAAGACGGCGGTGCTTCGCAGCGTCGTCGAGATCATGCCCCTGGGCGAAGATGTCGACCGCGAGTTCCTGCTGCAGGTGCTGCTGGCCCGCGAGTCGCTGGGCTCGACAGGCATCGGCGAGGGGCTGGCGATCCCGCACGTGCGCAACCCGATCGTGATGCACATCCCGCGGCCGATGATCTCGCTGTGCTTCCTGGAGACGCCGGTGGACTTCGGGGCGATCGACCACAAGCCGGTCCATACGCTGTTCACGATCGTCAGCCCGACCATCAAGGCGCATCTGAGCCTGCTGTCGAAGCTGTCGTTCAGTCTGCGCGAGGGGGCCTTTGCCCAGGCGGTCAGGGATTGCGCCTCGCGCGACGAGCTTTTGCTCCAGGCGTCGCTGCTGGAAAAGAGCGACCCATCGGCCGTCGCCGCAGTGGATGCGTAG
- a CDS encoding right-handed parallel beta-helix repeat-containing protein, giving the protein MTAFFVSPAGNDANSGTIESPFATLARAAAAVRQLKQPGGTCVFLRGGIYCLGESFSLTADDSGTADAPVTYRSYEGETARLVGGVVIPPAAFKPVSDPRTLARLEPAAAPHVLVADLGALGVGGIEPWADYSQGAFGAMELFVDGAPAVVARWPKEGWSKIVKVVDPEDDTRMPGRPAKPGGFVYEGERPCRWKLDEGVWASGYWCYDWSYDTMRIESIDTQNRIIRFAAPTTYGFNSDGHRRYFVHNLLEELSAPGEYYLDARRGLLYFYPAGPFGEGSCVLSTLKAPIVSLHAVSHVRLEGLTIEGGRGHGVEIVGGRGVAISECTIRNVGHSGVQVGGGVDHHVDGCEISYTGTFGMHAVAGDRRTLTPAGHQITNCHMHHFSRLQRTYAPAIQIRGVGMRAAHNLLHDGPHTVVQYHGNDLIIEYNEIHSVCGETGDVGVIGTGRDWAMGGCIVRYNFVHDISGLGPVGAVAIYVDDLGGGVTIHGNIIYKVQRGFLIGGGRQNVLTNNIVADCPVHTQLDSRALNWTPHFAEEGNDLRNNLATVPHTTPPWSTRFPLLARILDDEPAWPKHNVFRNNVLYKTAPIWVAKEFTQVSDVSDNWATDADPGFVDAENRDLCLRADAPVFNHLSGFEPIPFARIGPRKKEHRGTCPCCSRH; this is encoded by the coding sequence ATGACCGCTTTCTTTGTTTCACCTGCTGGCAATGATGCCAACTCTGGAACGATCGAGTCGCCGTTTGCCACTCTTGCTCGCGCTGCCGCGGCTGTGCGGCAGCTCAAGCAGCCTGGCGGGACGTGCGTGTTCCTGCGAGGGGGGATTTACTGCCTTGGCGAGTCTTTTTCACTGACGGCTGACGATTCAGGGACGGCTGACGCGCCGGTGACCTATCGCTCGTATGAGGGCGAGACGGCGCGGCTGGTGGGCGGGGTGGTGATTCCGCCGGCGGCGTTCAAGCCGGTGTCCGATCCGCGGACGCTGGCGAGGCTGGAGCCGGCGGCAGCGCCGCACGTGCTGGTGGCGGACCTGGGCGCGCTGGGCGTGGGCGGCATCGAGCCCTGGGCGGATTACTCCCAAGGGGCGTTTGGAGCGATGGAACTGTTTGTCGACGGCGCGCCGGCCGTGGTGGCGCGGTGGCCCAAGGAGGGGTGGTCGAAGATCGTCAAGGTGGTCGATCCCGAGGACGACACGCGCATGCCGGGTCGGCCGGCAAAGCCCGGCGGTTTCGTGTACGAGGGGGAGCGGCCCTGCCGCTGGAAGCTCGACGAAGGCGTCTGGGCCAGCGGGTACTGGTGCTACGACTGGTCCTACGACACGATGCGCATCGAGTCCATCGACACGCAAAACCGCATCATCCGCTTCGCTGCCCCGACGACGTACGGCTTCAACTCTGACGGCCATCGGCGGTACTTCGTACACAATCTGCTGGAAGAACTCTCCGCCCCCGGCGAGTACTACCTCGACGCGCGGCGCGGGCTGCTCTATTTCTACCCCGCTGGTCCCTTCGGCGAAGGCTCGTGCGTGCTCTCGACGCTCAAGGCGCCGATCGTCTCGCTGCACGCCGTCAGTCACGTGCGTCTGGAGGGCCTGACGATCGAAGGTGGTCGCGGCCACGGCGTCGAGATCGTCGGCGGGCGGGGCGTGGCGATCAGCGAATGCACGATCCGCAACGTCGGCCACAGCGGGGTGCAAGTCGGCGGCGGAGTCGACCATCACGTCGACGGCTGCGAAATTTCGTACACCGGCACGTTCGGCATGCACGCCGTCGCCGGCGACCGCCGGACTCTCACGCCGGCAGGGCATCAGATCACCAACTGCCATATGCACCATTTCAGCCGCCTGCAGCGGACTTACGCCCCGGCGATCCAGATCCGCGGCGTGGGGATGCGGGCGGCGCACAATCTTCTGCACGACGGTCCGCACACGGTCGTGCAGTACCACGGCAACGATCTGATCATCGAGTACAACGAGATTCACTCCGTCTGCGGCGAGACCGGCGACGTGGGCGTCATCGGCACCGGCCGCGACTGGGCGATGGGCGGATGCATCGTGCGGTACAACTTCGTGCATGATATCAGCGGCCTGGGCCCGGTCGGGGCGGTGGCGATCTATGTCGACGACCTGGGCGGCGGCGTGACCATCCACGGCAACATCATCTACAAGGTGCAGCGCGGCTTTCTCATCGGCGGCGGGCGGCAAAACGTGCTGACCAACAACATCGTGGCAGACTGCCCGGTGCATACGCAGCTCGACAGCCGCGCGCTGAACTGGACGCCGCACTTTGCCGAGGAAGGCAACGACCTGCGGAACAACCTCGCGACGGTCCCGCATACGACGCCGCCGTGGTCGACGCGATTCCCGCTGCTGGCCAGGATCCTCGATGACGAGCCGGCTTGGCCTAAGCACAACGTCTTCCGCAATAACGTGCTGTACAAGACGGCGCCGATCTGGGTGGCCAAGGAGTTCACGCAGGTCTCCGATGTCTCGGACAACTGGGCAACCGACGCCGATCCAGGCTTTGTGGATGCCGAAAATCGCGACCTGTGCCTCAGGGCCGACGCGCCGGTCTTCAACCACCTGAGTGGCTTTGAGCCGATCCCCTTCGCCCGGATTGGTCCGCGCAAGAAGGAACACCGCGGCACCTGCCCCTGCTGCTCGCGGCATTGA
- a CDS encoding Nif3-like dinuclear metal center hexameric protein encodes MKVKDFLEHFLSRADWINREHTVDRVIAGDAEADVDRCLVTWMPSFAHVREAVKQGVKLLVAHEPTFYCHHDDRPEIHPPEYKIVQEKLAFIKGSGLNIVRLHDTWDRWPAIGIPSAWGQFLQLGDKPVAFGADNYLHRHDIAPTTLGAFAAHVANRCATIGEPRVQVTGDLQQTVSKIGVGTGCGCDINTYRSMGCDCSVVCDDGSCYWAGIQMARDDGHPVIRVNHGTSEEPGMVTLTRYINENLPVKAQHLPHGCMFELVGA; translated from the coding sequence ATGAAAGTCAAAGACTTCCTGGAACACTTTCTTTCCCGCGCCGACTGGATCAATCGCGAACACACCGTCGACCGCGTGATCGCCGGCGACGCTGAGGCCGACGTCGACCGCTGCCTGGTCACCTGGATGCCCAGCTTCGCCCACGTGCGCGAGGCGGTCAAGCAGGGTGTCAAGCTGCTGGTCGCCCACGAGCCGACGTTCTACTGCCATCACGACGACCGCCCGGAGATCCACCCGCCCGAGTACAAGATCGTCCAGGAGAAGCTGGCGTTCATCAAAGGCAGCGGCCTCAACATCGTGCGCCTGCACGACACGTGGGACCGTTGGCCGGCGATCGGCATCCCGTCGGCGTGGGGGCAGTTCCTGCAACTGGGCGACAAGCCCGTGGCGTTCGGGGCCGACAACTATCTGCACCGCCACGATATCGCCCCGACAACGCTGGGCGCTTTTGCCGCGCACGTGGCCAATCGCTGTGCGACCATCGGCGAGCCGCGCGTGCAGGTCACCGGCGACCTGCAGCAGACCGTCAGCAAGATCGGCGTGGGCACCGGCTGTGGGTGCGACATCAACACGTACCGCTCGATGGGCTGCGACTGCTCGGTCGTCTGCGACGACGGTTCGTGCTACTGGGCGGGCATCCAGATGGCCCGCGACGACGGCCATCCGGTTATCCGCGTCAACCACGGCACCAGCGAAGAGCCCGGCATGGTCACGCTGACGCGGTACATCAATGAGAACCTGCCCGTGAAAGCCCAGCACCTGCCGCACGGGTGCATGTTTGAGTTGGTCGGGGCGTGA
- the lysS gene encoding lysine--tRNA ligase, protein MLEKVQADRQANLDKVRELGIDPYGWRYDTAAPVTAVLEGYKEDAEGHALEGQAADVAGRVVLFRDMGKMIFAHLRDQSGQMQIALRKNDLDEKSWALAKLLDLGDIVAAAGPLQRTKTGEITVWAKRLTLLCKSLEPMPEKFHGLTDTETRYRQRYLDLAANPDSMAVFQKRVAIINHIRAKLAARGYAEVETPILQPIYGGGAARPFTTHHNTLDADLFLRISPELYLKRLLVGGMQKVFEIGRNFRNEGIDTRHNPEFTMMELYEAYADYEVMMEITEDLIATAAEKVAGGLKIPYGETTLDLTRPWPRATYGDLLQQYAGVAMRDSAAVRAKARELCLQESNKDDAVVINEVFEATVEPAMAKMTAPLFVKDYPAEICPLTRRKPDDATIALRFEVFIAGMEIGNAYTELNDPAIQEANFLQQVKGEGDGAAMRQMDEDFVTALRHGMPPAGGLGIGIDRVVMLLTNRQSIRDVVLFPLLRS, encoded by the coding sequence ATGCTGGAAAAAGTGCAGGCAGACAGGCAGGCCAACCTCGACAAGGTTCGCGAGTTGGGCATCGACCCCTACGGTTGGCGGTATGACACCGCTGCGCCGGTCACGGCCGTCCTGGAAGGGTATAAGGAAGACGCTGAAGGTCACGCCCTGGAAGGCCAAGCCGCCGACGTGGCGGGGCGCGTCGTGCTGTTTCGCGACATGGGCAAGATGATCTTCGCCCACCTGCGCGACCAGAGCGGGCAGATGCAGATCGCCCTGCGAAAGAATGACCTGGACGAAAAAAGCTGGGCCCTGGCCAAGCTGCTGGACCTGGGCGACATCGTGGCGGCCGCGGGGCCGCTGCAACGCACCAAGACCGGCGAGATCACCGTCTGGGCCAAGCGCCTGACGCTGCTGTGCAAGAGCCTCGAGCCGATGCCCGAGAAGTTCCACGGCCTCACCGACACCGAGACGCGCTACCGCCAGCGATACCTGGACCTGGCGGCCAACCCGGACTCGATGGCCGTTTTTCAGAAGCGCGTGGCGATCATCAACCACATTCGCGCCAAGCTGGCTGCCCGCGGATACGCCGAGGTCGAGACGCCGATCCTGCAGCCGATCTACGGCGGCGGGGCGGCGCGGCCGTTCACGACGCACCACAACACCCTCGACGCGGACCTGTTCCTGCGCATCAGCCCGGAACTCTACCTCAAGCGCCTGCTGGTGGGCGGAATGCAGAAGGTCTTCGAGATCGGGCGCAACTTCCGCAACGAGGGAATCGACACGCGGCACAATCCTGAGTTCACGATGATGGAACTCTACGAGGCGTACGCCGACTACGAAGTCATGATGGAGATCACCGAAGATCTGATCGCCACGGCGGCTGAAAAAGTCGCCGGCGGGCTCAAGATTCCCTACGGCGAGACGACGCTGGACCTGACGCGTCCCTGGCCGCGCGCGACCTACGGCGACCTGCTGCAGCAATATGCCGGCGTGGCGATGCGCGATTCGGCCGCCGTGCGCGCCAAGGCGCGCGAGCTGTGCCTGCAGGAGTCCAACAAGGACGACGCGGTGGTGATCAACGAGGTCTTCGAGGCTACCGTCGAGCCGGCGATGGCCAAAATGACCGCGCCGCTGTTCGTGAAGGACTACCCCGCCGAGATCTGCCCGCTGACGCGCCGCAAACCGGACGACGCGACCATCGCCCTGCGGTTCGAGGTGTTCATCGCGGGAATGGAGATCGGCAACGCGTATACTGAACTCAACGACCCGGCGATTCAGGAAGCCAACTTCCTCCAGCAGGTCAAGGGCGAAGGCGACGGCGCGGCCATGCGGCAGATGGACGAAGATTTCGTCACCGCCCTGCGCCACGGCATGCCCCCAGCCGGCGGCCTGGGGATCGGGATCGATCGAGTGGTGATGCTGCTGACGAATCGGCAGAGCATCAGGGATGTGGTTTTGTTTCCGCTGTTGAGAAGCTGA
- a CDS encoding ABC transporter ATP-binding protein, translating to MSDLAIKAQGLTKSYRMGRSTLRVLRGVDVQVCKGEFAVVVGASGSGKSTLLHLIGLLDKPEGGSIWLDGIDAAKLPAAGRNLVRCRDVGFVFQFYHLVPELNIVENVLLPVKVDSPILSWPRRRRAARTRAAELLESLGLAQRLRHRPRELSGGERQRVAIARALINNPKVLLADEPTGNLDSVTGKQIISVLKDFNRQHGQTILMVTHDNNLAQQADSIFRLTDGRLSS from the coding sequence ATGAGTGACCTGGCGATCAAGGCGCAAGGGCTGACCAAGAGCTACCGCATGGGGCGCTCGACGCTTCGGGTGCTGCGCGGGGTGGACGTGCAGGTTTGCAAGGGCGAGTTCGCCGTGGTGGTCGGCGCCTCGGGCAGCGGCAAGAGCACGCTGCTGCACCTGATCGGGCTGCTGGACAAGCCCGAGGGCGGCTCGATCTGGCTCGACGGCATCGACGCGGCGAAACTGCCCGCGGCCGGGCGCAACCTGGTGCGCTGCCGCGACGTCGGCTTCGTCTTCCAGTTCTACCATCTCGTGCCCGAGTTGAACATCGTCGAGAACGTGCTGCTGCCGGTGAAGGTGGACAGCCCGATTCTGTCCTGGCCGCGGCGGCGCCGCGCCGCCCGGACGCGCGCGGCAGAATTGCTCGAGTCGCTGGGCTTGGCCCAGCGCCTGCGCCACCGCCCGCGCGAGCTCTCCGGCGGCGAACGCCAGCGCGTCGCCATCGCCCGAGCGCTGATCAACAACCCCAAGGTGCTGCTGGCCGACGAACCCACCGGAAACCTCGACAGCGTCACCGGAAAGCAGATCATCTCGGTGCTCAAGGACTTCAACCGCCAGCACGGACAGACGATCCTCATGGTCACGCACGACAACAATCTCGCCCAGCAGGCCGACAGCATCTTTCGCCTCACCGACGGGCGGTTGAGCAGTTGA
- the lpxI gene encoding UDP-2,3-diacylglucosamine diphosphatase LpxI (LpxI, functionally equivalent to LpxH, replaces it in LPS biosynthesis in a minority of bacteria.) → MPMDTDLKREPVGLIAGSGRLPFLVANGIIATGRPLITIGFSSLASVRLKGLSDNFSWVGIVRAGEWIRFFKKHGVHEAVMVGGVKKQAIYTPLRLLRYVPDIRSAKIWYLRLRKDKRDNAVLLSVADELRSEGIELVSSVKYCQEHLADEGLMTHKPLPGGVAADVDFGWYIARASADLDIGQSIAVKERDIIAVEAMEGTDAMIRRAGRVCRKGKWIMVKVARPKQDMRFDVPTVGPSTIRNLRDAKCACLVVEAGKTLIVDKPATLALADKLGIAVVGKGAAATPPKSYDVPA, encoded by the coding sequence ATGCCGATGGACACCGACCTCAAACGCGAGCCCGTGGGATTGATCGCTGGAAGCGGACGCCTGCCGTTCCTGGTGGCCAACGGGATCATCGCCACCGGTCGACCCCTGATCACGATAGGCTTTTCCAGCCTGGCGTCGGTGCGGCTCAAGGGATTATCGGATAATTTCAGTTGGGTGGGGATTGTTCGCGCGGGGGAATGGATCCGCTTTTTCAAGAAGCATGGCGTTCACGAGGCGGTCATGGTCGGCGGGGTCAAGAAGCAGGCCATCTACACCCCGCTGAGGCTTTTGCGGTATGTTCCCGATATCCGCTCGGCTAAGATATGGTACCTGCGGCTGCGCAAAGACAAACGCGACAACGCCGTGCTGCTTTCGGTGGCCGACGAACTGCGAAGCGAAGGAATCGAACTGGTGTCCAGCGTGAAATACTGCCAGGAGCATCTGGCCGACGAAGGGCTGATGACGCACAAACCGCTGCCCGGCGGCGTGGCGGCCGACGTGGACTTTGGTTGGTACATCGCCCGCGCCAGCGCGGACCTGGACATCGGCCAGAGCATCGCCGTCAAGGAGCGCGACATCATCGCCGTCGAGGCGATGGAGGGCACCGACGCGATGATCCGCCGAGCGGGGCGCGTCTGCCGCAAGGGCAAGTGGATCATGGTCAAGGTTGCCCGGCCCAAGCAGGACATGCGGTTCGACGTGCCCACCGTCGGCCCAAGCACCATCCGAAACCTGCGAGACGCCAAGTGCGCCTGCCTGGTCGTCGAGGCCGGAAAGACGCTCATCGTCGACAAGCCCGCAACGCTGGCGCTGGCCGACAAGTTGGGCATCGCCGTCGTCGGAAAGGGCGCCGCCGCGACGCCGCCGAAAAGCTACGATGTGCCGGCCTGA